The Streptomyces sp. NBC_00236 DNA window CGTCGTCCATGTTCATCTTGGCGATGACGGCGATCCTGCCGCCGACCGCGTCGTGGACGGCCCGCATGATCTCCCGGGCGAACCGGGCCCGGTTCTCCAGGCTGCCGCCGTACCGGTCGGTGCGGTGGTTGACCTTCGGGCTGAGGAAGGAACTGGCCAGGTAGTTGTGGCCCAGGTGGACCTCCACGGCGTCGAACCCCGCGTCGACGGCGCGGCGGGCGGCCTCGGCGTGCGCCTCGGTGATGCGCCGGAGGTCGTCGACGGACGCCTCCTGCGCCCAGCTGATCGTGGTGGCGTGGAAGTGCCTGGACGGGGAGAGGGCCGGGGCGCCGTTGCCCTTGGGGTTGGCGACGGGCCCGCCGTGGCCGATCTGCGCGGACACCGCGGCACCCTCGGCGTGCACGGCGTCGGTGAGGACGCGGAGTCCCGGCATCGCCTCGTCGGTCCAGTGGATCTGGTGCCGGTCGGTCCGCCCCTCCTTCGAGACGGCGCAGTAGGCGACGGTCGTCATGCCGACGCCGCCCCGCGCGTAGGCGACGTGGAAGTCGACGAGATCCTGGGTCACCAGGGACTTGTGGCTGAGTCCCTCGTAGGTCGCCGCCTTGATGACGCGGTTGCGGAGCTTGAGCGGGCCCAGTTCGGCGGGGGCCAGGACATCGGGGGTGTCGGTGGTGGTCACGCGTGGTTCCTTTTCGGTTCGACGTGGTGGCAGGCGACCCGGTGGCCGGGCCGGATGTCCCTGAGCGGGGGCTCCGTCCCGGCGCACAGGCCGGTGGCCAGCGGGCAGCGGGTGCGGAAGCGGCAGCCCGACGGCGGGTCCAGGGGCGACGGGAGTTCGCCGGCCGCGCCGTCGGCCACGGCCGGCTCCTCGACGGCGCCCGGGCCCCGCTGCGCTTCGGGGAGCGAGGCGAGCAGCAGCCGTGTGTACGGGTGGACGGCCTCGTGCTGCATGCCGTCGGACGGCAGCACCTCGCAGATCTTGCCGAGGTACATGACCATCACGCGGTCGCTGATGTTCTTCACCACGGACACGTCATGGGCGATGAAGACCATGCTCAGTCCGCGCCGTTGTGTCGCCGTCTCCAGCAGGTTGAGGATCTGCGCCTGCACGGACACGTCGAGGCTGGAGACGGGTTCGTCGCAGATCAGCACCTCGGGGTCCAGGAGCAGGGCGCGGGCGATGCAGACCCGCTGGCACTGGCCGCCGGAGAGTTCGTGCGGCCTGCGGTCGCGGACGGTCGCTGGGTCGAGGCCGACGTCGCGCAGGGCCGCGTCGATCCGGCTGTCCTTGTCGCGGGGGTCGTCGCCGCTCCCCCAGATCGACAGCCCTTCCCACACCAGGTCCTTGACCTTGCGGCGCGGGTTCAGCGCGGATACCGGGTCCTGCATGATGATCTGCATCCGGGCGCGGGCCCGGCGCAGTTCCGCGGGGGCAAGGCCGGTGAGGGTCACCTCGCCGAGGCGTACGGTCCCGGAGTCCGGGGGCGGCAGCTGGATCAGGGCGCGGCCGACGGTGGACTTCCCGCAGCCGGACTCGCCGAGGATGCCCAGGGTTTCGCCCGCCGCGACCTCAAGGCCGACACCGGAGACGGCGTGCACCCTGCGGCCCCGGCCGGCCGGGTACTCCACGACGAGGTTCTCCGCGACGAGTGCGGGGACG harbors:
- a CDS encoding ABC transporter ATP-binding protein; this translates as MTTTSTTVPALVAENLVVEYPAGRGRRVHAVSGVGLEVAAGETLGILGESGCGKSTVGRALIQLPPPDSGTVRLGEVTLTGLAPAELRRARARMQIIMQDPVSALNPRRKVKDLVWEGLSIWGSGDDPRDKDSRIDAALRDVGLDPATVRDRRPHELSGGQCQRVCIARALLLDPEVLICDEPVSSLDVSVQAQILNLLETATQRRGLSMVFIAHDVSVVKNISDRVMVMYLGKICEVLPSDGMQHEAVHPYTRLLLASLPEAQRGPGAVEEPAVADGAAGELPSPLDPPSGCRFRTRCPLATGLCAGTEPPLRDIRPGHRVACHHVEPKRNHA
- a CDS encoding NADH:flavin oxidoreductase; its protein translation is MTTTDTPDVLAPAELGPLKLRNRVIKAATYEGLSHKSLVTQDLVDFHVAYARGGVGMTTVAYCAVSKEGRTDRHQIHWTDEAMPGLRVLTDAVHAEGAAVSAQIGHGGPVANPKGNGAPALSPSRHFHATTISWAQEASVDDLRRITEAHAEAARRAVDAGFDAVEVHLGHNYLASSFLSPKVNHRTDRYGGSLENRARFAREIMRAVHDAVGGRIAVIAKMNMDDGVPGGFWLDEAIPVTQWLEQDGTVDALEMTAGSSLLNPMYLFKGDAPLDDFSAIMPQPIKLGVKLVGKRFLRSYPYRDAYLLEDARQIRAAVKLPMILLGGITDKPAMDLAMREGFEYVAMARSLLREPDLVNRISKDATTPSLCIHCNKCMPTNFTGTRCVLVDRGTTRRETWGKPAGYVG